The Mesotoga infera nucleotide sequence GGAAGAAGGGTCATGGAATTTACTTCAATGTTGAGCTTTGCAGTTCCCGGTACAGTGATCGGGATAGGGTATATTCTTTCATTCAACAAACCCCCGTTGCTGCTCACGGGAACTCTGGCGATACTTGTTCTCAACTTCGTCTTCAGGTACATACCGGTTGGAATACAGTCGGGCGTTGCTTTGCTAAACCAGGTAGATCCTGCGATCGAAGAGGCGGCATATACTCTTGGAGCAGATAACAGGCAGGTTTTCACGAAAGTGACGCTGCCGCTAATTATGCCGGCCTTTTTCTCCGCTTTAGTCTTTGCCTTTGTCAGAGCAATGACTGCAATCAGCGCGGCCATATTTCTTGTTTCAGCCAGATGGAACTTGATAACGGTTCAAATATTGAGTCAGAGTGATTCCGGACGTCTATCGGAAGCGTGTGCCTTTTCAGTGCTGTTGATCGGTATGATCATGAGCTTCATTGTTATATTGAAGATCTTCCTTAAGAACAAAATTAGTCTATCCAGTGGTGGAACGGCAGGACAGGGGTGATTTGATGAGTCTAGTACTGAGAAATGTAAGAAAGGTCTTCACTAGCTACGGAACGGAAACGGTTGCCGTAGACGATTTTGATCAGGAGATTCAAAGAGGACAACTGGTAACGCTTCTGGGGCCTTCGGGTTGTGGAAAAACTACGACTTTGAGGATCATCGCGGGTTTTGAAGTTCCCACAAACGGGCGCGTATTGCTGGATGGAAAGGACGTCACAAACCTGCCTCCCAATAGGAGGAGCATTTCGATGGTCTTCCAGAGTTACGCTCTCTTCCCTCACCTAACTGTGGAGGAGAATATCTCTTTTGGTTTGAAACTTAAGAGACTTGACAGAAGCACCATGAAGAAGAAAATAAGGGAAATGACGGATCTCGTCGGCCTCAAGGGACTTGAGAAGAGAAGACCGGATCAGTTGTCGGGAGGTCAGCAACAAAGAGTAGCACTTGCAAGGAGTCTGGTTATGGAACCAAGCGTTCTGCTCTTTGATGAGCCGCTTTCGAATCTAGATGCGAAATTGAGAGAGTCTATGAGGCTTGAGATCCGGCGAATTCAACAGGAGGTCAATATTACCAGTGTCTATGTTACTCACGACCAGGTTGAGGCGATGAGTATTTCCGACGTGATTGTTGTAATGAGTGATGGGAAGGTTATGCAGATCGGGAGCCCGTTCGACATCTATGCGAGACCTCAGAACTGTTTCGTAGCAGATTTCATAGGAAGGGTCAACTTTATTGACGGCGAGGTAGAATCTATCGACGGAGACTCGGTAACTGTTTCATCCAGTTCACTGGGAAAGAAGTTTGTGGGCAGAAAGGGTGGAGAACTCTCCCCCGGAGATGATGTGAGGATAGTCCTGAGACCGGAGTCTCTCTCGGACAGGGAAGAAGACAAAATAAACGTTCTCAATGGAAAGGTATTGAAATACGTTTTTCTGGGGTCTAATGTCGAGTACGAAATTGAGCTTCCCGATGGAAAGATTCTGAATGCAGTGACCTTCAACCCAATCGAGAGAAAGTTCCCCGTTGTGGGAAAGGAAACGGATCTGTATTTTTCCAAAGAGAGCGCCTGGGTGATCAAGAGCTGAGATGGACGGTCATGATGTCTTGACTTTTTACTGCCTGGATAGGGGCAAGGGTTTTCTCTCTGAGAGAGTAGAGGTAACACCTTATACTTATGAGAAAGAAGACCCAGGCCCCTACAACTTTTCTAAGAGAGGCTTCGGAGATTATCTGGGGCGACAGTATCTTTCCGATTCGGACGAAGAGCTGCGGGTGGATTTCTTCGAGAATTCGTTGCCGGTCGGGGGCAAAGCCCCCGCCTGGCAGATTATGACCGTCTACTC carries:
- a CDS encoding ABC transporter ATP-binding protein, translating into MSLVLRNVRKVFTSYGTETVAVDDFDQEIQRGQLVTLLGPSGCGKTTTLRIIAGFEVPTNGRVLLDGKDVTNLPPNRRSISMVFQSYALFPHLTVEENISFGLKLKRLDRSTMKKKIREMTDLVGLKGLEKRRPDQLSGGQQQRVALARSLVMEPSVLLFDEPLSNLDAKLRESMRLEIRRIQQEVNITSVYVTHDQVEAMSISDVIVVMSDGKVMQIGSPFDIYARPQNCFVADFIGRVNFIDGEVESIDGDSVTVSSSSLGKKFVGRKGGELSPGDDVRIVLRPESLSDREEDKINVLNGKVLKYVFLGSNVEYEIELPDGKILNAVTFNPIERKFPVVGKETDLYFSKESAWVIKS